In Papio anubis isolate 15944 chromosome 20, Panubis1.0, whole genome shotgun sequence, a single window of DNA contains:
- the NFKBID gene encoding NF-kappa-B inhibitor delta isoform X3, translating to MEDPPDTRFYAESSLPQAGPWRVSTLPSGTPQFPAVVPGPSLEAARAHILALGPQQLLAQDEEGDTLLHLFAARGLRWAAYAAAEVLQVYRRLDIREHKGKTPLLVAAAANQPLIVEDLLNLGAEPNATDHQGRSVLHVAATYGLPGVLLAVLNSGVQVDLEARDFEGLTPLHTAILALNVAMRPSDLCPRVLSTQARDRLDCVHMLLQMGANHTSQEIKSNKTVLHLAVQAANPTLVQLLLELPRGDLRTFVNMKAHGNTALHMAAALPPGPAQEAIVRHLLAAGADPTLRNLENEQPVHLLRPGPGPEGLRQLLKRSRVAPPGLSS from the exons GACCCCCCGGACACCCGGTTCTATGCAGAATCTTCCCTACCACAGGCAGGACCCTGGAGAGTTTCTACACTCCCTTCGGGAACCCCACAGTTCCCCGCTGTGGTCCCTGGACCATCGCTGGAGGCGGCCCGAGCTCACATACTGGCTTTGGGGCCacagcagctgctggcccaggatGAGGAGGGGGACAC GCTCCTTCACCTGTTTGCGGCTCGAGGGCTGCGCTGGGCGGCGTATGCTGCGGCTGAGGTGCTCCAGGTGTACCGGCGTCTTGACATTCGTGAGCATAAGGGCAAG ACCCCTCTCCTGGTGGCGGCTGCTGCCAACCAGCCCCTGATTGTGGAGGATCTGctgaacctgggagcagagccCAACGCCACTGACCATCAGGGACGTTCGGTCTTGCACGTGGCCGCTACCTACGGGCTCCCAGGAGTTCTCTTG GCTGTGCTTAACTCCGGGGTCCAGGTTGACCTGGAAGCCAGAGACTTCGAGG GCCTCACCCCGCTCCACACGGCCATCCTGGCCCTTAACGTTGCTATGCGCCCTTCTGACCTCTGCCCCCGGGTGCTGAGCACGCAGGCCCGAGACAGACTGGATTGTGTCcacatgttgctgcaaatgggtGCTAATCACACCAGCCAG GAGATCAAGAGCAACAAGACAGTTCTGCACTTGGCCGTGCAGGCTGCCAACCCCACTCTGGTTCAGCTGCTGCTGGAGCTGCCCCGGGGAGACCTGCGGACCTTTGTCAACATGAAG GCCCACGGGAACACAGCCCTCCACATGGCGGCTGCCCTGCCCCCTGGGCCGGCCCAGGAGGCCATCGTGCGGCACCTGTTGGCAGCTGGGGCTGACCCCACACTGCGCAACCTGGAGAATGAGCAGCCTGTTCACCTGCTGCGGCCCGGGCCGGGCCCTGAGGGG CTCCGGCAGCTGTTGAAGAGGAGCCGTGTGGCGCCGCCAGGCCTGTCCTCTTAG